From the genome of Candidatus Hydrogenedentota bacterium:
GGTTCTCGACATCAATCCTTCCCGGCTTCGCTACCTCTACGACATCATGGCATCGCGCGTCACGACCGTCATGTCCAACACCGCGAATCTGGCCGATGAAGTGGCCTGCGCCGACCTCGTCATCGGCGCGGTCCTGATCCCCGGCGCGCGGACCCCGAGACTCATTACTGATGACTTGGTAAGCCAGATGAGGCCCGGCTCGGCCTTCGTAGACATTGCCATCGACCAGGGGGGATGCAGCGACACATCGCGCCCCACCACGCATCACGACCCAACCTATGTGGTGCACGATGTCGTGCACTACTGCGTGAGCAACATGCCTGGCGCGGTCCCGCGAACGTCCACTTACGCATTGACCAACGTCACCCTCGGCTACGGTCTTGCCATCGCCAAACAGGGGATCGACGCGGCTATCGAAGCGGATCCCGCCGTGAAGAAGGGCGTCAATACGTACAAGGGCAAACTGACTTGCAAAGCCGTTGCCGATGCGTTCGGCATGCAACATAGCGAGATCTGACGTGAGCGTTCCTGAATTGCGGCGGGATATGGAGTACCTGACCGGGGTGTTGCCCCATCGCGGTTCGAACACCAGAAGCGAACGGTCCGCCGCCGAATACCTCGCCCAGCGGTTCAAGCAGTTCACGCTCGATGTCGAGATTGACGACTTTCACAGCATCGACAGCGAGTGGCTCCTCTATGCCTCGTACTACGCCGAATTCACCTTGGTAGCCATCCTGGCGGTCTGGTGGCCGTATATCGCCTTCGGCTACGGGCTCACCGTCTTCCTGTGCTACCTTGCCGAGTTCACGGGCTACCGCGTTCTCGGGCGTCTACTGCCCCAATACGAGTCCCAGAACGTCATCTGCCGTTTCATCGCGCCGAAACCCCGCCGCCTGTTCATCGTGACCGCCCACTACGACTCGCCGAAAAACAGTGCCTTTCAGGATACACGGGTGCAGCCCTGGCTCCGCTCCGTGCACCTCTTGCTCGTATTGTGCATGGTCGTCGTCGTGGTATCGTGCGTCGTGCAAGGTCTCGGCATACTTGACTCACTCGATTTCGCCTACGAAGTGGCCATCCGATGGACGGCCGTCGGCTGCCTTCTCGGAGTGGCCGCCTTTCTCGCGTTCTCTGAACTCACCTCTGATTACGGCCGCGGTGCATGGGACAACGCCTCCGGCGCCAGCGTCCTCGTCGAGCTGGCGCGCCGCTTCCAAGTCAGCGGGCTCAGTCAGGCGGACCTGTGGCTCGTCGCCACCGGCAGCAAGGAAGCGGGGCTCAACGGCATGCGCCATTTCATGAGTACCCACAAGCTCGACCGCGCGAACACGTTCTTTCTCAATCTCGACGCTGTCGGCGCGGCAAACCTCCACTATATTACCGCGGAAGGGCTGCTCTCGACCTTCGGCAGCTCGAAAACCATGCTTTCGGCCGCGGAATCCGCCGCGAAGCAGATTAACGCCGCCCCCTCATTTCATCGTGAACTGCCCTCAGATGCCCTAATCCCGCTCGCGCGCGGATTTCATGCGCTCACGCTCACCTCGTCTTACGAGAATCCGCCCGACGATCGGCTGCTGTCGGACGACACACACCTCGATGTCCGCGACGACGCTCTTCTCGCCGCCTCCGCTTTTGCGGAGGACATCCTCCGGCGTCTGGACCGCGAACTTGGCGCGGAGCAGTAGTCTCTTGTTTGGCTGCCCCGAAACACTCGCCCACAACCCCCGGTGTCGTGCCCTATAGCCTCGCCAGAGTGCACGCGCGGGATTCATTCANNNNNNNNNNNNNNNNNNNNNNNNNNNNNNNNNNNNNNNNNNNNNNNNNNNNNNNNNNNNNNNNNNNNNNNNNNNNNNNNNNNNNNNNNNNNNNNNNNNNACGAGAAAGGCGGGCTCTCGCGAGCCCGCCTCATTTTCGAGTCACGTTTCTCTCAAAACGGGGTATCGTTCGCCGGTTTCCTTCCGGTGTCCACTCAGGACCCGGACCGTTCGCCGAGCTTGGCGTTCATCATGAAGATGCCGTGCGGATGTTCGCCGATCATCTTCAGCTTCTGCAGGATGCCGTCGGCGGTCGCTTCTTCTTCCACCTGTTCCGCGACAAACCATTGCAGGAAGTTGTCCGTCGCAAAGTCTTTCTCTTGGCGCGCAAGCTCCACCAGGCCGTCGATGAGCTTCGTAACCTTGCGTTCGTGCTTCAAGACTTCCTCGAATACCTTGACCGGCTTGCCGAACTCCGCCTGGGGCTTGTCGATAGCTTCAAAGATGACCCTGCCGCCCGTTTCGACGATGTAATGGTAGAGCTTCATCGCGTGGCCCATTTCTTCTTTGGCCTGGGCTCTCATCCATTTGGCGAACCCGTCGAGGTTCTGGGAGTCGAAATACGCGCCCATTGCGGCGTAGAGGTATGCCGAGTACATCTCAGCGGTGATCTGTTTGTTTAGTGCTTTTTCCATCTTCTTACTGACCATGGTACTTCCTTTCGCGCTTGGCGGGGGCGCTACGTCTTCACACCCCGACCGTTTCCGCCGTAGCGGCTCGCCTCCCTGAAGTTCCGCTGCGGAACCCCAGGATTGCCAGCGACGTAGAATGTTTTCCTTCTTGCGCCGTACCGGCCTACTACCGCGCCGGCAGCGGCATAATACTACCAACCGTTCAGAAGAACAAGAAGCGCAAGGCATTCATTCCATTGACCTTGCCCGGGACCCTAGTACACGAGGTCCCGAAAATGGCGCACCGTGTGAAACGTAATAATGTTGCCGTCGTGGGCGCTCTTGGCCCGTTCGTCGCCCGACCTCGACAAAACGTGCAAATCGTCCCCGTCTATCGCCATCGAGGCGTAATGGCGCGCTTGGCCGTAGGCCTTCGAGTCTGCCACCCGCGCCGCAAAACACCAATCCACGCAATTCTTCGAAAAATGCAGCACCAATCGATGCCGCTCGTTATTCGGCAGGTCGAACCGGTCATCCGTCAGCCGGTCCGGGCGCGTCATCGAGTCCGTCGCCTGCGAAGATAACAGCCAGAACAGCGTTGTCTTCTCGTCGTAGACGATATGAAACTTCATCTGCCCGCCGGGGCAGGGCACGAACAGCATGGGTTCTCCCGAGGGCGCATGCTCGAGCGATACGGTGAGACTCCCATCCTCGGACTCGACTGCTCTGGCGATGGCTGCCAGATTGGTTGAACCTGTATGGGCCCGCATCCACAAATGAAATGTCCGCCCCGCCGGGTCGTGCCATACGTGGTTGGGATCCACAAACTGCACGACATTCGTCTCCAACCATCCCGGAGGCGCCATGGGCCGGCGTATCTTCGCGTTTTCCGGGGCCGTATTGCCTGGCGTGAAGAACGGCACGCCGAGCAGGTGGGGCGGCCCGGCCGCGGCGATGGCGTCGCGGTACGAAAGAGCGTTCGAAAACGTCCACGCGTCGCGCCTGGTCAAATCATCCGTTACATTCGCGGCCATCACCACGGGCGCAAGCACCGAAACCGGCCACACCGGCAGCGAGGGGTCCGTATCCTTCTCCATTACCAGGTAGACACGGCCATTCGCATAATGAACGTTGCAGGGGGCCTGGTGCCAATGCTCGCGCTCCGTCAGCCAGGAGACCTCGCCCCACGTCGCGCCCGAGTCAGTCGAGCGCACAATGCCCAGGTCTCCGCGATGTCCCAATACGTATACCGCATCGCCCGCGACAAACGGCCGCGCATGAATCATGGGCGTACTTGCCCGGATGGTCCAGGTCTGTCCGCGGTCATCGCTGGTGTAGATGCGGCCACGGTATGCGTCTATGCCCGTCTTGCCAGCATAGGCGGGTCCGTTCAGGTCGAGTGTCGCTACAAGCCTCCCGCCCGGCAATACCGCCAAGCCCGGGCTGTACGAAAATACCTGAAGCGCATCCGGAGACTCGTACACCTTCACGAAGTCGTTGGCTACCAAGGGGAGCGCTTCGGTTGTCGAGCCCTCGCCGCCGAAAGCAGCACCCGCCAGGGCCGGACCCAAGACAGCGGACTGAATGAACGTTCTGCGGCGCATGATGCTTCTCCCGGGTTCCCCGACCGCTTATGCCGACAATAGAACGTACCCGTCAGCGATCGCTTTCTTGCCCTGATCATTGAAGGCTTCGTAGAACAGATGCACGCCCTTGCCGGACGTGTTCTTCGCCAGCAGCCGAAGGTGGATGTCCGAGCCTGGTATGACCATCCCGCGGAAGGTGCAGCTCAGCTCTTTCAACCGTGCGGGCTCGCCTGCCGCCTCCCGGTTGACCAGTTCGCGCAGGGAGATCGCCAGCGTCGCGGTGCCCTGTAAGATCGGCGCAGGAAGACCCACGCCCTGAGCGAATTTCTTTGATGTGTGGATGGGAAACGAGAGGTCCGTACAGCCGTCGTAGACGTGCGCCGTCAGCGGATCGATGTGGATCGTCTCGTCCCACACCACCCCATTCGTTTCCGGAACGGGTGGAGCCGCGTAGATTTCCCCATCGGTGCGCCCCTCATCAGCACAGCGCACCCCGCGATAAAAAGCGCCTCCGTATTCCGTGAACACCGGTTCACCGTTGGCGTCCTCGGCCTCGAACCGTACGATCGACAACGTGCCTCCCCGCTGGGGCAGCACCCCGTAGATCTGGCCCCGGATGGCCAGACTATCTCCAGGCCGGAGAGGCCGGTGCATGATAATTGCCTCCGTCAAATGGACTTGGCGCGCGTAAACCTCCTCCGGCCACCCCTCCATGCCCCAGAACTCATGGCGCTTCACGTAGATCGGCCAGGTGAGCGCTGCCACAAGCATGGGAGGGGCGATGATTCCGCCCTCACGCGTATCGTCGAAATAGTACGGGTTGTTATCGCCCACCGAGGCGGCAAAATTCATGGATTCCCGCCATCCCACCTCAACAAAACGCGGTTTTGTCCAGCAGCCAACATGTTGTGAGTCAAGTTGTAATGCCAATGCCAATACCTCCTGAAGCGGAACCTTATCACGTCAGGCCATCAAAATAAAAACTTGAGGGTTGTGTCCCCGGATGGCCCTCAAAGAAGCATGGGGCGCCGAAAACCCGTTTCAGCGCCCCAGTGAAGATAGTTGAGCAGGAAATCAGCTGTGCTTCGTCAGATATTCCGCTACGCCATCCGCCGTGGCCTTCATGCCGTCTTCTCCGGCTTTCCAGTTCGCCGGGCAGACCTCGCCGTATTTCTCCGTAAACTGAAGCGCGTCGAGCATGCGAAGCGCCTCCGAGACGTTCCGGCCCAATGGCAGGTCGTTGATGACGGCGTGCCGGATCACGCCATCCTTGTCTATGAGGAACAACCCGCGCAAGGCGACGGTATTATTGAACAGCACGCCGTAGCTGCGGGCGATGTCCTTGCTGAGGTCGGCTACCAGCGGGAACTGCACGTTGCCGATGCCGCCCTTCTCTCGCGGGGTGTTCTTCCATGCCAGATGCGTGAACTGGGAATCGACCGAGACCCCGATCACCTGGCAGTTGCGCTTCTTGAATTCACCGAGCGCCTTGTCGAAAGCCAGGATCTCCGACGGGCATACAAAGGTAAAATCCAGCGGGTAGAAGAACAACACGGCGTACTTTCCGCCGCGCAGGTCCGACAGACTCTTCGGCGCGATCGAGTTGTCGGGCATTACTGTTTCCGCTGTGAAATCCGGTGCTTTCTGTGTAACCAAACTCGTCATGGCCGTTTCTCCTCGCTTACTGCTTTTGCCATTTCACGACACCCGGCGTGTCTTGCCACATGGGTACCCCACTGTGCTCTAAACAATTCGCAAACGCGATTCATTTCCTTCCGCACGCTCGAATGAACCCGGCCACGTCGCCGTCTCGCCGGATCCCGAGCCGCGTCAGCCCGAAATCGAAGCGCACGGGGTCTGCGGGGTCTGCCGCACGCAGGGCCCCGGTGATCTCGAGCGCGCAACGCCCATCCGGCCGTGCTCTCCGGGTAAAACCCAGGGCACGCCCGATTCTGTGCATGTGCGTATCCACCGGGCATACCAGCTTGCTCGCCGGTATGCTCTCCCAGCCGCCCGGGTCCACCTCGTCGCGGCGTATCATCCAGCGGAGAAACAGGTGAAGGCGCTTGCATGCGCTTCCGCGTTCCGGTTGCGGCAAGAGGTAGTTGACATCGCATCCGCATGACGCGCGCAGCGCCGATACAAACCGTTCCGCGGCTGCCAGTACCGTCTCGTCAGACTCCTGGAACCCATCCAGAAACGCCGCTTCGAGCGTTCCCCACCGTTCCGTAATCGACTTCACCGCGTACAACAGGTCCACCAATTCCCGGCCGGCGACAAACCGGTGCCTGAACCCCGCGAATGCTTTCTCCAGCCCCGAGCGCGTCGCTCTTTCCAGCGCCTGCCGGGGTTTCCCCAGCTGCGACAGTACCGCCCCAGCGCTGTTCAATATCTGGGACACTCTGCCGAACGCCAGAGTAGAAGCTACCATTCCCGCAATTTCACGATCCCGGGGATCCTTGTAGGCATACAGCAATTCCAATGGGTCCGGATGAACGAACTCCCGATGGTTGTAACACCTGTACAGCGCTTCCAGGCGCATTCTCACAAGAGGAGACAGGCCGCCCGCGGGCAGGGGAGGGGGCTCGTGCACACGTGACGAACGATGCCGCGGCATACCGTGCTCAGGGGGTCTCGCGCGTGGCAGTCTTTGGCTTTGCATCTTCTTCGAGAACGGCGCCGGTCTCCGGGGACGCATGGAGACCGCTCTTTTTCCGGACGCCCTCGTCCGAGAGTTGAAGGAGGTGCAGACCCTCGAGCTGAAGGCATCCCAGACCTGTGACAATCACCATGCCCGCGTTGATTGCATGAGTCAGTATAGCCAAGGCAAGGGCGTCGTCGTACGACACTTCGGGCGACACGAGCTTCAGGGACGCGACCAGCGGCACCTGGAATTGGCCTACGAAGCCGGGCGTGCCCGGCACGCTGATGGCAATGGCCAAAGCCGCCTGCATCACAAATACCGTGTACCATGGAGACTCGATCCCGAAGGCAAACAGCATGCACTGAAGCACGGCCACGAAACAGGCCCATGTCGCCAGGTTGTAGCCCACGGATTTAGCCATGTCCGGCGCTGACCGGAATACGTCAAGTCCCTGCGCGAACTGCTCAAGCAGGTGGTGCGACCAACCGCCCAATCTGCCGCACGCCGAGGCCGCCGGCTTAAAAAACGACAAACGCGCGCTCAAGAACCCGAATATGCCGTCTGACACGCGCAGGACCAGCTTCTTACTGACATACAGCAGCACGAACACGGTTATCACGGCAACCAGAAACACTGCCGCGCCCAAGGCGCCCGTATGGTACGCGCTGGCCGGAATCAGTATCGGGGAATCGCTGCGAAACAGCTCGCCCGGGATCTCGATGTTTTTCTCGGGCCGGTATGCCAGCAAGGCTATCGCCATAACCGCAATAAGCCCGATAAGATCGTTGACCCGGTCCAGCGCAACCAATGCGAAACTGCGCGCCACCGCGAGGCCCGTCAGTCTTGCCAAGACGATTGCCCGGACAAGTTCCCCGATCCGGGCCGGAAGCGTGAAATTGGCTAGAAACCCAATTTGCGTTGCCGAGAACATGCTCCGGAAGGAGGCCCTGGGCTCGGCCGCTCGCACGACGTAGCTCCAGCGTTTCACGCGGCCAAGGAAACTCACCCCGATAAAGGTCACCGCAAGCACAATCCAGCCCCAGCGCATCTCTCCAAAGGAGCGCTTCAAGCCGGCCCAACTCGTCCCCTGAAACATCCACCAGAGAATGAACACGCCGATGGCCAGGCCGATAGCGCCCTGTATGGTCTGCTTGATTCTTGTGCGCAACGAAGAGTCTCCCACCAAATCGAGCTGGGCTTCCGGGGCACATCCCGGCAGTCTCGGACGGCGTAATCTTTCAGGAACGGAAACGGCTTTTCGGAGTCGGGTCCAACTTGCGCAAAGGCGCTTTTCCACGCTTTTTCTTGAAGGCTTCCACGACAGTGGAGCGGCTTTCTTCATCCGGAGGAAGCCACCCCCGCTTCTGCTTCCGTCGGCGGTCTGCTTTGTGCCGCAGCTCATCGTACGCGGTTCGCAGCCGCTCAAAAAGGAGCAGACGGCACGATAGGCACAAACTCGAATCCTCTTCCACCGCCTGTTTTTGGCAGCGGGTGCAAAGTCGAGGGGATTTGCGTTCCAAGTCCCGGCGCAATACCGACGTCCGGCGCACCAGCTGCTTCACGACAGCCGGCGAAAGCCCGGAGGCCTCCGCCAGTTTGTCCAGACTCAGCTCGCCTTCGTCTAACTTATCCAAAGCGCGGTATACGGCTTCCAATTGCTCGACCCGGCGCAATGCACAGGCTCTGCACAGTCCCTGATTCTCGTCAGCCTGGGTTATGGCGCCGCATTGCCTGCAATTTGCAAGGTTAACCTTCATCAGCTCTCAGCTCCAAAGCCACGCGCTCCACACTTTCCAAAAAGTCCTTCACACTACCCTCATTGTCCAACACCCAGTCCGCAATCGCAAGTTTATTCTCGGGAGGGGTCTGCGCCCGAACCCTCCGCAGGGCCTCGTCACGGGTGAGCTCGCGCGCTTTGATCAGCCGTTGCACGCGGATCTCTTCCGGGCACGTCACCAGGATGACACCGTCAAGGCAGGGCTCCCGTTCGCCGGATTCCCCGATCAGCGCGGCATCAACGATCACGGTCCTATGGCCTTCTTCGGCCAGGGATTGAATTCTGCGTTTGATCTCCTTCTTAATTCGCGGATGAACGATGGCGTTCAGTCTTTGTCGCGCATCGGGGTCGGCGAAGACCCGCGCGCCAAGCTTGCTCCGGTCAATGCGCGCATCGGATACGATATCGTCCCCGAAAGCCGCAATGACGCCGGCTTCGGCGTCTCCGCCGGGAAGGAGAAGTTCGTGCCCGATCGAGTCCGCATCGAGGATGGGGAAGCCCAGCTGCTCGAATCGGCGCGCTGCCACCGATTTTCCGCTTCCCGTGCCGCCCGTAAGCCCGATGACGCGAGTCTTGTGTTCGCCGCCCATCATGTTCCCTTTTCTTGATTCGTCATTGGGGAGAATCCTCTCGGGCCATGTATCGTTCGAGCGCCTCTTCGTAACGGCCTTGTGCCCTCAATATGTGCTCGATAAGCTCGCGCACGGCGCCTTTTCCGCCGGCCCCGCCGGTCACGAAATGCGCAGCCTGTCTGGCCTCGGGCGCCGCATCGGCCACCGCCACTCCCAGGCCCACAGCCGATATAGCCCGCACATCGATGATATCGTCGCCGATAAAGGCAAGTTCTTCCATGGACAGGCCGTGGCGCGCGGCCACTTCTTCACAAACACGCAGCTTGTTCTTGACCCACATATGGCATTCCGCGCATTTCCACGTCGCGGCAATGGCTTCGAGGGCCTTGCTGCCAAGACCGGATACCAGTGCCGTCTTGCCCTCCACAAGATGCCACATGGTAAGCGCAGTGACGTCCCTGACGCATACCGTCCGAAAGGGACGGCCTTCGCCATCGAACGCTATTGCGCCGTCAGTCAAAACCCCGTCAACATCCGAGACGAGGAAACGAACTCGCTTCAGCCTGGTATCCAACGTGGTCGACATCACGTGCTCCTGTGGCGCGTCAAAACATGCGGTTATTTTCGTTTGCCTTTTGAAGATATGACGATAGAGAGCATCCCTTGCACGACCGTCGGACGTATCAGCCGGACGTGCAGGAGTTGTTCTCCCTTCCCTTCCGCACGGTCAATGGATGCCTCTACCGCTTCTGTGTCCGTCAAACACGTCACTTCACAAGGCATGGAAGCCAATTCCGCCCCCAATACGATCTTGTTCAGAAGCACCGATTGCTGGAAAAGGAGTTGAACCTGCGTCTTGTTCGATGGCGAGGCTTCCTTTTCCATGCGCACCCACGACAGCCCCGCCGGCGAGAAAAGAGGAACGTTCAGAAAACGCACTCCTTTGGGCAGGTGCGGACGTACCCAAAGCACGTGTTCCAAGGCGTCCATGAAAACCCCGTGCAGCGATTCATACGCATGCCAAACGGACAAAGCGGTCATGTGGCGGTCCTGGCCTCTATCCCGTGGCTTGTTGGCGTTGCAGTCCCAGCTCAACGGATGATTGAAAGCGCGCGCACCCTTCATCCAGACGCACCTGAAAATGTTCTTGATCATGTAAAGGCCGTGATCCGGGCGTCCGCTCTGCAACAACAAGCAGGCGAAATGCGCAAGCGTCATTCCCGGCCACCCGTGTTCGCTATACGGATCCTCCTCCGCGCCCGGGGGATTCTCACACGGATAGCCGTCCGGCATAGTGGCCTTGACCATCCCGAATTTCCGCTCGTTCAACCGTTGTATGGTGCCTAGTGCGCGGAGTACCCGGCCCGGCTCGAAAAGGGGACCGGCGCCCAGCCATCCCGCGTACCATTCTCCGGCGAGCTGGCCCGTGTGGCACCCCAGTTGCCACTCCTCCGGTTGTAAGCGCTCCCTCGAACCCGGCGCACAATGCAGGTAGTACCCGTGTTGCTCATCCCACAATAGCGACTCAAAGCGCTCGACCGCCTTCGCGGAAAGGGCTCGGTAGCGCTCCGCCTCACTGGTTTTGCCCAGAACCTCCGCAAGAGCGGCGTACGCCCCGAGCGTCGCGATCCAAAGTCCTGACGTATAGCTGTTGACGCCTTCGGCCACCCACCCCTCGTACATGGTCGAGCATCCGGACTGCTGCGGCAGCCCGGCCCCAAGCTTGTCCAGGGACGCCACATGGGCCATGGCCGCCTGCAACCTTGGAAACAGCTTTTCGGCCATCTGCCGCTTGCCCGTAATACGGAAGTTCCGGCAAGCCATCAACACGAATTTCGGCCCGAGATCGGCTAGTTCATCGGTGGCCGGTCCATCGCCCGGAGCGTCCAATCCCATCCGGCCCAGGTACCGCACGCAGCGGCCCGGCTCGGTCTTCCGGATCGCGCTGGCCAGCGCCTTGAACTCCGCTTCCTCCAATTCCGGAAAGAGCAGGAGCGTAGCCAGCGAACTATACAGGCGTTTGTCGAGGCATCCCGTCATTGGGTCTTCCGGCGTCTCGAACATGCCAAATTCGCCTTCCCGCGTCAGCAGCGTGTTCGTCGAAAACGTCGCGCAACTGTTGATGAGCATGCGCGAGAACCAGTGGG
Proteins encoded in this window:
- a CDS encoding TIGR02757 family protein, which translates into the protein MRLEALYRCYNHREFVHPDPLELLYAYKDPRDREIAGMVASTLAFGRVSQILNSAGAVLSQLGKPRQALERATRSGLEKAFAGFRHRFVAGRELVDLLYAVKSITERWGTLEAAFLDGFQESDETVLAAAERFVSALRASCGCDVNYLLPQPERGSACKRLHLFLRWMIRRDEVDPGGWESIPASKLVCPVDTHMHRIGRALGFTRRARPDGRCALEITGALRAADPADPVRFDFGLTRLGIRRDGDVAGFIRACGRK
- a CDS encoding M28 family peptidase is translated as MSVPELRRDMEYLTGVLPHRGSNTRSERSAAEYLAQRFKQFTLDVEIDDFHSIDSEWLLYASYYAEFTLVAILAVWWPYIAFGYGLTVFLCYLAEFTGYRVLGRLLPQYESQNVICRFIAPKPRRLFIVTAHYDSPKNSAFQDTRVQPWLRSVHLLLVLCMVVVVVSCVVQGLGILDSLDFAYEVAIRWTAVGCLLGVAAFLAFSELTSDYGRGAWDNASGASVLVELARRFQVSGLSQADLWLVATGSKEAGLNGMRHFMSTHKLDRANTFFLNLDAVGAANLHYITAEGLLSTFGSSKTMLSAAESAAKQINAAPSFHRELPSDALIPLARGFHALTLTSSYENPPDDRLLSDDTHLDVRDDALLAASAFAEDILRRLDRELGAEQ
- the coaE gene encoding dephospho-CoA kinase (Dephospho-CoA kinase (CoaE) performs the final step in coenzyme A biosynthesis.); its protein translation is MMGGEHKTRVIGLTGGTGSGKSVAARRFEQLGFPILDADSIGHELLLPGGDAEAGVIAAFGDDIVSDARIDRSKLGARVFADPDARQRLNAIVHPRIKKEIKRRIQSLAEEGHRTVIVDAALIGESGEREPCLDGVILVTCPEEIRVQRLIKARELTRDEALRRVRAQTPPENKLAIADWVLDNEGSVKDFLESVERVALELRADEG
- a CDS encoding lysylphosphatidylglycerol synthase transmembrane domain-containing protein, which codes for MRTRIKQTIQGAIGLAIGVFILWWMFQGTSWAGLKRSFGEMRWGWIVLAVTFIGVSFLGRVKRWSYVVRAAEPRASFRSMFSATQIGFLANFTLPARIGELVRAIVLARLTGLAVARSFALVALDRVNDLIGLIAVMAIALLAYRPEKNIEIPGELFRSDSPILIPASAYHTGALGAAVFLVAVITVFVLLYVSKKLVLRVSDGIFGFLSARLSFFKPAASACGRLGGWSHHLLEQFAQGLDVFRSAPDMAKSVGYNLATWACFVAVLQCMLFAFGIESPWYTVFVMQAALAIAISVPGTPGFVGQFQVPLVASLKLVSPEVSYDDALALAILTHAINAGMVIVTGLGCLQLEGLHLLQLSDEGVRKKSGLHASPETGAVLEEDAKPKTATRETP
- a CDS encoding sialidase family protein — its product is MRRRTFIQSAVLGPALAGAAFGGEGSTTEALPLVANDFVKVYESPDALQVFSYSPGLAVLPGGRLVATLDLNGPAYAGKTGIDAYRGRIYTSDDRGQTWTIRASTPMIHARPFVAGDAVYVLGHRGDLGIVRSTDSGATWGEVSWLTEREHWHQAPCNVHYANGRVYLVMEKDTDPSLPVWPVSVLAPVVMAANVTDDLTRRDAWTFSNALSYRDAIAAAGPPHLLGVPFFTPGNTAPENAKIRRPMAPPGWLETNVVQFVDPNHVWHDPAGRTFHLWMRAHTGSTNLAAIARAVESEDGSLTVSLEHAPSGEPMLFVPCPGGQMKFHIVYDEKTTLFWLLSSQATDSMTRPDRLTDDRFDLPNNERHRLVLHFSKNCVDWCFAARVADSKAYGQARHYASMAIDGDDLHVLSRSGDERAKSAHDGNIITFHTVRHFRDLVY
- a CDS encoding ferritin; the encoded protein is MVSKKMEKALNKQITAEMYSAYLYAAMGAYFDSQNLDGFAKWMRAQAKEEMGHAMKLYHYIVETGGRVIFEAIDKPQAEFGKPVKVFEEVLKHERKVTKLIDGLVELARQEKDFATDNFLQWFVAEQVEEEATADGILQKLKMIGEHPHGIFMMNAKLGERSGS
- a CDS encoding HAD hydrolase family protein; the encoded protein is MSTTLDTRLKRVRFLVSDVDGVLTDGAIAFDGEGRPFRTVCVRDVTALTMWHLVEGKTALVSGLGSKALEAIAATWKCAECHMWVKNKLRVCEEVAARHGLSMEELAFIGDDIIDVRAISAVGLGVAVADAAPEARQAAHFVTGGAGGKGAVRELIEHILRAQGRYEEALERYMAREDSPQ
- a CDS encoding peroxiredoxin encodes the protein MTSLVTQKAPDFTAETVMPDNSIAPKSLSDLRGGKYAVLFFYPLDFTFVCPSEILAFDKALGEFKKRNCQVIGVSVDSQFTHLAWKNTPREKGGIGNVQFPLVADLSKDIARSYGVLFNNTVALRGLFLIDKDGVIRHAVINDLPLGRNVSEALRMLDALQFTEKYGEVCPANWKAGEDGMKATADGVAEYLTKHS
- a CDS encoding GH116 family glycosyl-hydrolase; translation: MAADSRANQRRPRPAAISKNSNKDAPPVTWGVPLGGIGTGCIELGSDNRFRNITINNNRDVKTRISLSSRAFLAIRTVRQGRVQTRFLQPACELPFAEAGVVPAFTPVNELTWRALYPCSLYKLNAQDAPVELSWRAMTPVVPHDVAASNIPVLFLSVSVRNPGLTPVHVSFVFNWENLCGCSRGNYPARRGSFSPVYYRDKSDAAHFQGLSFGKSSDFENNAEGNYALMAQPQLGQEISVLGWNGGDPSELDTFWQQFHYDGRLANQVSRSPAAHSAAVCCTRELPPHQECRYLFGLSWYCPRFEVEGRDYGNRYTQTFDSAVDVGQRALRNVNFYFRSVENWQNALLASSLPHWFSRMLINSCATFSTNTLLTREGEFGMFETPEDPMTGCLDKRLYSSLATLLLFPELEEAEFKALASAIRKTEPGRCVRYLGRMGLDAPGDGPATDELADLGPKFVLMACRNFRITGKRQMAEKLFPRLQAAMAHVASLDKLGAGLPQQSGCSTMYEGWVAEGVNSYTSGLWIATLGAYAALAEVLGKTSEAERYRALSAKAVERFESLLWDEQHGYYLHCAPGSRERLQPEEWQLGCHTGQLAGEWYAGWLGAGPLFEPGRVLRALGTIQRLNERKFGMVKATMPDGYPCENPPGAEEDPYSEHGWPGMTLAHFACLLLQSGRPDHGLYMIKNIFRCVWMKGARAFNHPLSWDCNANKPRDRGQDRHMTALSVWHAYESLHGVFMDALEHVLWVRPHLPKGVRFLNVPLFSPAGLSWVRMEKEASPSNKTQVQLLFQQSVLLNKIVLGAELASMPCEVTCLTDTEAVEASIDRAEGKGEQLLHVRLIRPTVVQGMLSIVISSKGKRK
- a CDS encoding MaoC/PaaZ C-terminal domain-containing protein translates to MALQLDSQHVGCWTKPRFVEVGWRESMNFAASVGDNNPYYFDDTREGGIIAPPMLVAALTWPIYVKRHEFWGMEGWPEEVYARQVHLTEAIIMHRPLRPGDSLAIRGQIYGVLPQRGGTLSIVRFEAEDANGEPVFTEYGGAFYRGVRCADEGRTDGEIYAAPPVPETNGVVWDETIHIDPLTAHVYDGCTDLSFPIHTSKKFAQGVGLPAPILQGTATLAISLRELVNREAAGEPARLKELSCTFRGMVIPGSDIHLRLLAKNTSGKGVHLFYEAFNDQGKKAIADGYVLLSA